From the genome of Solanum lycopersicum chromosome 12, SLM_r2.1:
ATTATTTCAATGacttttaacatggtgaggtcacgggttcgattCTCAGTGGcctcacatattttaattcatttttaaatagcATGATAATCCCCTTAGCTTTGCCGAAACTCAACAACAAGATGCATGAAATTTTTGCAGTCTAGTTTCTTACCTCCTTCACATTAAATGTTTCGACGTTTTATGTagtttttagttagttttttaggtgcattttcatggattcattcGAATATTAGTTTGAAGTCAAAATCAGCATTTTTACATCACTTATGATCATCACGATTTAAGCAAGTTCGTGCACATGAAATACAACCATAAACATGTAATTTTCCGAACTTGAATCCAAGAGTTTAAATCACGGCaacacattgcacacacataaTTTTTCACTTAATTTCGGACAACATGCtatatattcacataattccgaacatacatacataaacataatcatcagGACAACACATTACATCACTAATTTATActagcaaacatacccaacctatgaTTCGATGGGATCTAGTGACAAGGACATAtaacggggaacaaccctagttttttgaATAGATTTGTATGAACCTTAATATTGACTTGCGAAAGGGACCAAGATtaataaaacccataccttattttgaTGTTTAACCTTGAACTTTCTTCCCAAACCTTCTCCAAAATTACGTCTAAGTCCAAAAGCTTCAACACTAACTCGACGGAAAAGCTCCTCTCTTTGCCTaacatttttttgttatgttttaaatatgtttttaacgAGAAAGTTCTttaagtgtgaagaacttttagTGTATGATCAGATCTTGTGTTTATGGCAGAGAAAATGTGAAAGAGAAAAGAGATAttgacgtgagagagagagagagagatgtaAATGTGAAAAAGAGTTCAAAGAGATGAAGTAGTTTAGACTTAGTCATCTAGGActctttcaaatataaaaaaatatgatttcccttttattttaaatcatctaataaatataaattaattaaattaattagcaatttaaataaaaataatttaaatctctgcttccacctaggttcgaacctgggCAGAGCAAGACTTTGCTTTAAAGGCAAATTTTTGGCCTTCTCTCCCAAAAATGACCCTCCAccttagtaattaattaatttattacatatttagggtaattacaatactactgATAGCctagaaaaagaatattttacccctagacactccaaacataagatttccccttttaatGTTCAATAAAGGCTCATCAGGGTATATCTTTATTTTTGGGAGCCCTATATGGATGGACCCAACGTTTCCTACATCAAGTAACTCCCCAAGTTACATGGCTTTGCCGTCGCAAGGGTTCAGAGATTTGGTTCTACGTGCATCAACCCGTGCGAACCCGGTCttatcgtaggcattctagacacattaagcattacttagaatatccatttttagggttattaCATAATCcaccccttaggaacattcctccccgaatgacactactaacTTTCTAGAGTAATGCcagtcatatcataacatagtaAGTATTAACAATcaagcaatagcaacaaaaAATGGAGAGACAAGGAAACTTATAGTTAATGctaggaagtctaacctcaagatctgaaaagatgagggtagcgggATCTCATATCAGCCTTGGCCTCCCACGTAGCGCCTtcaacaagatgattcctcCACAATAACTTTACTGTGGCGACCTCCTTTTTCCTTAGCCTCTTGATGTGTTTGTCTGAAATCTCAACAAATActtcctcataggacaagtcttctTCGACCTCCAAACCTTCACCAGGTAGAAtcgatgctggatcacctaggcacttctttaacatagaaacatgaaagACAGGATGAGAAGAAGCTAGCCCCGCAGGCAAAGCCAACTCATAGGCTACCTCATCCACAtgctgtaggatctcatatggaccgacatacctcggactcaacttccctttcttgccaaacctcatcacccccttcacaggtgatatcttcaaatagacctggTCACCCAGATCAAACTCTAACGGCCAttttctgttgtctgcataaGACTTCTGCCGACTATAAGTAGTAGCAAACCTTTCCCTAATCACCCTcaccttctctaaggcctcatgaattatatttggacccaaaatggatgactctccaatCTCGAACCACCAAATTGGACAACTACACATCgtaccatatagtgcctcaaacgGTGCAATCCCAATGTTGGAGTGATAGATGTTATTATAcaagaactctatcaaaggcagaTGGTCGTCCCAGCTACCCCTTAAGTCAATCGAACACGCCCTTAACATGACTTTTAATGTATGAATGGTGCGCTCCGCCTTCCCATTAGTGTAAGTATGAAAGGTAGTACGAAGCTTTAGTTATGTCTCTAAGCTCTTCTTGAAGGATCTCCTGAAATATGAAGtgaactgagctcctctataagaaatgatagacaaaggaatcccgtGCCATCTcataatctcatcaatgtagagtctcgcataatcctcggttctataagtagacttcacagggataaagtgagaagacttagtcatcctatcaataATAACCCATACGGATTCATGATGTCTACtagtccttggaagaccaaccacgaagtccatattaatgacCTCCCATTTTCAAGTaggaacctcaataatctgagtaagacCGCCAAGCTTAAGATGTTCTACTTTAACCTGTTGACAATTAGGGCACTTGTCCGCATATTCTTCAATGTCCTTCTTAATGTCATCCAACCAATAGATCTacttaagatcatgatatatcttggtggaacctggatgtattgAATATCTGAAACCATGGGCCTTTGCGATGATCCTGGTCCGCAAATCGTCTACATCTGGTACACAGAGCCTGTCCTGGTACCTAAGTATCCCTTAGtctcccaaagcaaaagactcattcatatTAACCAACACTTagtccttcagctccatcaacacaggattAAGATGCTGACCCTCAttgacttcaactactaaggatgattcagaactagaaTGAACTGAAACACTCCACTATTAGAGTCAACTAATCGTACACCTAGTCTTGCCAGTATGCGTATATCtttcaccaactccttcttctcatccttaATGTTGGTTGTACTTCCCATGTTCATCCTAGTCAAACCATCAactacaacattagccttaccaaGATTgtagtggacattcatgtcatagtccttcaataaCTTTAACCACCTCCACtacgtagattcaactccctctctGTGAGAAAGTACTGAAGACTTTTGTGGTCTATGAACATATCCACATgaactccatacaagtagtgtctccacaATTTCAGTGCCAACAAAGCATCTACCAAATCCGAGTCATTAGTGGgaaaattcttttcatgaaccttgatcTGTCTGGACGACCAAGTTATCACCTTGCCAcactgcataagaacacaatcCAAACAAaacctagatgcatcacaataagcAGTGTAATTCTGACCATACTTAGGCAATGTAAGCGCCGGGGCTGAAGTGTGTCTTTCTTTTAGCTCCTGGAAAATCTTTTCAAAAGTCTCTGTCCATTAAAACTTGGCTTTTTTCTTAGTCAAAGCTCTCAGTgaggcagcaatggaagaaaaagcCTCCACGAACCTACATTAGTAACAAGCCAATTCCAGAAAGCTACCAATATAAATGCGAGTAACTGTTTTTTTAAAGTTCTTAACATTTTCAGTCTTCTTGGGATCTAACTCCACACCTttgtcggacacaacatgaccttGCAATGTCACCAATCTAAGCCAGAATttacacttgctgaatttggcatacaattgatgttgTCTAAGTGCCTGCAAGGTTTGTCTCAAATgatgttcatgctcttccttggtcttagagtagatgagaatgtagTCAATGAATACTATTaagaaagagtcaaggtattcatggAATACGTTCTTCATGAAATCCAAAAATGCAGCaagtgcattcgtgagaccaaatgacataactaggaactcatatTAACCATAACGGGTACAAAAGGCTATCTTTGTGATAtctctatccctaaccctaagctgatGATACCCGAAACAAAGCAATCTctgagaagaaactagacccttggatcCTCTTTACTTGAACCATTCGGTTCAAATTTTTCCGTCTCTTTTTCTCGACCTCTTGTATATGgacaatccttcatcatgtgacTAGGTTCTCTACAACTCTAACAAGCATTAGAGCACCGCCTACACTCTCCTCCATGAAGTTTTACACACTTGCTACAAGGTGGCCTATCctgaggtgtatctacttcacCGTTTCTCTTAACTGTGGGATCATAATCCCTACATAGTGACCCTTGGAAAAAATTGACTCCCCTTGGTGGGAGAGTCCCTTCTTAAACCTGGGCTTATCCATGATTTCAATACTAATCTACCTTGAAATATTCTTCTCAGCTTGCCTTGACCTGTTCCATGCCATAGTAGGCTTCCTCTTCCTGCTTTCCTCTACTtgttggacatggaccataatCCTGGAAAGGTCCATGCTATCACGCATCATAGTTGTCTTGCACTCGTCCTTGAGATCGTCAACAATATTAGATAAagaacataacatattgcatatatcacataacatctttcattttATTCGTTGATATGAcatgagactttggaatcgTGGACTTGACAACATCCCAAAAGTGAGGACTCAACATATTGAACCTCAACTacggagccttctttagcaaacactgagtctgcttcattcattcatatgtacttcactttatttcgttcataggctagtgAAAACACCAAATATACCTAAGATGTAGTTTCATACTTTCATTGGGTTCtgtgtgcaatgatcaagaatgacctagtgtcattacttaggTCTAGCTCACCTATTGATTATCATATTCTAACACCTtgggtatcattcatttcattgtgtacATCATTTGAGGCTAGCCTAATTCATTCAGGGGGAACTtcaactttaaccgacataaatcatgtgagcatcatgaaatccagtttcttccccacaccgaaaaaatgtggaatcaccggccaaattgacctaaaacatgctagcgtacatcgTAATTGAACCCTACAtgatccctatattggaagtataggttcgaagactaggaaatgtaaggagacccatactcgGCATGCCACACAGTCTAATATCATGAGAGttacccaacaaagctccttatttctgacacattagtaggtcttacccaattcttcactgtctcaatcttagaaggatccaccatcactccatccttagaaaccacgtgccacaagaaggacactgcatctagccaaaactcacacttagagaacttggcataaagctttttctccctcaacatttccaataccattcccaaatgctcctcacattcctccttacttttagagtatatcagtatgtcatcaataaatacgatcatcaagatatccaaatatggcttaaaaatcccgttcatcaaactcatgaacgcagcagcgGCATTcttaagaccaaaagacatcactacaaattcataatgcccatacctggttctaaaagaagtctttggcacatccgttgcccgtattttcaattgatgataaccggatctcaagtcaatgttagagaagacacaagcaccttgtaactgattgaacaagtcatcaatgcgaggaagagaatacttgttctttatggttaccttgttcaactgccgttagtctatgcacatccgaaaactcccatccttcttctttacaaacaaaacgggagtaccccaaggagatgcacttggtctaatgaagcctttgctcaacaactcttgaagttgtgcttttaactctcttaactccgcgggagccattctataagggggtatagaaatggggcgagtacccggttcaagatcaatacagaagccaatatccctatctggtggcataccaggaagatctacagggaacacatccagaaactcacggaccatcGAAACTGACTCattcgaaggtacttgggtagtgtcatccttgagatgtgccaagaaagctaaacaccctttactaaccattttccaagcacgaagaaaggagatgatacgcaccggattggaagtgtagtcaccctccctttcgaaacctctttgatgtcgatgccatggtgagttcatctggcttcactccttccacctctaccacgaaatctaccacttcttggaaggattttgccgtagccgctacctgtatgGCTGAAATttgcaactctgacctcaaccccttaacaaaacgacgaatccgctcttgtggactgaaacaaagttgagtggcatatctggatagtgcacgaaacttagcctcatatacattgaccgacatcctaccttgctctaggctcaagaactcgtcccttttcctatccctcaaagtccgggggatatacttctccataaccAAGCttgagaatgaggcccaagtcataggtagttcctccgttggttgacactcaacatgtgaccgccactacatcttggcgttcccttgaaactgataactcacaaactcaacaccaaaccgttctactatacccatcttgtgtattagctcatgacagtcaaccagaaaatcgtaagcatccttagattcagtacccttgaagactggaggtttcaatttcaagaatttacttaaaagttcatgctgatcatttttcattataggcccagtagtcagacgtggaaatgtgcctatgtccaatgaggcatccatacgaggagccatagtggctgcatgttgtacctttAAAACcagaggtgttggtgcagaaaacactggaggggcctgaccctgatcagacaacccactaagataagcgagaacctgattgatcatctctggggtaggttggggtggcaattcctcatttttgcacttgttcattctcccattcctcaccctctcttaccacttcctcagtcggtggaggagtcaccgccctagtatcagacgggctaggtgctcgtcctcttcctctagaggccgtcctcccacgacctctaccacggcctcttgctgctactcttcctcgagcttcagccctagtggctggcttagacgcttcttgtcttgccgatgttgatgttggcgcagtcgttgctctagttctaaccatctgtgaaatagagtgaagatggtcagataccaatttgtatcacctagataccaattggacccaagtaatagcacgaaagaaagaaagaagaatggaattttcctaaagtcttatagcctctcaaagaaaagtaaaggcgtccccctaccgttccttaagactctactagactcgttcttgtgtgatgagaccaacgaacctaatgctctaatacaaagtttgtcacgacccaaaaccgagccgcgactggcacccacacttaccctcctatgtgagtgaaccaaccaatctaaacttaacatttcaatgtaatatcaacataaagtaatgcggaagacttaaactcattaataaaaaccaattcaataactattatttcccaatatctggaagtcatcaccacaagaacatctatgatcaaattactaaactaagagtattctaagaagctaaaacaaatgaaaGCAAGTCCACGCTGGAgcatcaaggcatcaagacatgtcttcttcctcatgtcttgatgccttgatgttccggcatggactagctttcatttgttttagcttcttagaatactcttagtttagtaatttgatcatagatgttcttgtgatgatgacttccagatttttggaaataatagttattaaattggtttttattaatgagtttaagtcttccgcattactttatgttgatattacattgaaatgttaaggtttagattggttggttcgctcacatgggagggtaagtgtgggttccGGTCGCGGCttggttttgggtcgtgacaaccagatagggatattgatttttgtattgatctggagccgggtactcgccccatttccatacccccttatagaatggctccagctgagttaagggagttaaaggcccaacttcaggagttgttaggtaaaggttttattagaccaagtgcatccccttggggttctcctgttttatttgtgaagaagaaggatggaagttttcggatgtgcatagactacaggcaactaaataaggtaacaattaagaacaagtatcctattccccgcattgatgatttgttcgatcagttacaaggtgcttgtaccttctcaaaaattgatttgagatctggttatcatcaattgaagatacggacaacagatgtgccaaagactacttttcaaACAAGGTAttggcattatgaattcttagttatgtcttttgggcttacgaatgcccctgctgctttcatgagcctgatgaatttgatttttaagtcatatctggatctctttgttattatatttattgatgatatactgatatagtCAGTGAgtaggaaagaacatgaggagcatttgaaaattgtattggaattgttgagggagaaaaggctttatgccaaattctccaagtgtgagttttggatagattcagtgtccttcttggggcacgtggtttctaaggatggagtgatggtggatccttctaagattgaagcggtgaagagttgggtaagacccactagtggtacagaggtaaggagctttgttggtttagctagctactaccgtcgatttgtcaagggattttcttctgttgcttcccaattgacaaatttgactaagcagaatgttccatttgtatggtcggacgaatgtgaagaaagcttccagaacctcaagaccttgttgactactgcaccaattcttaccttgccagtggaaggtaagaatttcattgtttagtGTGATGcctcttattctggtttgggtgcagttcTAATGaaggagaggaatgtaattgtttatgcttcaaggcaattaaaagtgcatgaacgtaactatccgacccataatttgaagttggctgtagttgtttttgcattaaagcaatggagatattatctatatggggtcaagtgtgaagtctatacagatcatcgtagtttacagtatgtctttactcagaaagatttgaatttgaggcagaggaggtggatggaactactgaaggactatgatattactattttgtatcacccaggaaaatcTAATGTTATGGCAGATGCtctaagtagaaaagcagggagcatgagAACtctagcccacttacaggtttctagaagcccattggctagagagttTCAGAAtgtggctaatgactttatgaggcttgaagtactagagaagggaggatttttggtctgtgtggaggcaagatcttcttttcttgacaagattaagggaaaatagtttactgatgagaagctgagcggaattcgagatatggtattacgaggagaggctaaagaggcaatagTTGATGAGGAAgacgttttgagaattaagggaagggtatgtgtgccccatgttgataatttgattcacactattcttaaagaggctcatagttcaaggtattctatacatcctggtccaaccaagatgtatcgtgaccgaaagaaaaatttttggtggagtttgttgattttgttgcccaatacccaaattgtcagcaggtaaagtatgaacaccagaggctcAGAtgaacacttcagaaaatgcccattcctgaatggaaatgggaaagaattgcaatggattttgtggttggtcttccaaagacattgggtaagtttgattctttttgggtaattgttgacaaattaactaagtctgctcacttcattccggtcaaggtgacttacaatgcagagaagttagccaaactctatatctcagaaattgttcgattgcatggagttccactttccatcatatcagatagaggtacgcaatctACTTtaatgttttggagaacattgtatgctgaattaggtaataggttggatcttagtactgcatttcaacCTCAGACCGATgttcagtctgagcgaacgattcagttgtgcatgtgtgatagaattttatggtcattgggataacttcttacccttagcagagttttcatacaataatagctatcactcaagtattgatatggccccaattaaggcactgtatgggagagatgtaggtctcccattggttggtttgatgtattTGAGGTGAGACCTTGGGGTACCTATGTTTTGacggaatcgttagataaagtaaaattcattcaggagaagcttctagcagctctaaacaggcagaaagaatatgcagatcgaaagattagggacttggattttatggagggtgaagaactcttgctgaaggtttcacccatgaaaggggtgatgcggtttgggaagcgaggtaagcttagtccgaggtatattggtccatttgaagttctgacgcgtgggggaggtgtcttacgaattggcattgcctccaggactctcaggagtgcacctgGTATTtgatgtgtctatgctgaaaaaataccatggggatggaaactacattattagttgggattcagttcttcttgatgataATTTGTCTTTttaggaggaacctgttgctattttagatagagaggtccgcaagttgagatcaaaggagattgcacctatcaaggttcagtggaagaatcggccagttgaaaagtccacttgggagaataaggctgatatgcaagaaagatatccacatctttttacagattcaggtactctttctcgcccttgcttTTCTTCCTGTGATCGTTTGAGGACGAACGaagggtaaattggtatctattgtaacaacctgtttagtcggttcgagcagtagaactatttttgataaaaactgacttgATCGATTGATcatgcgacggaccatcatggtcacgacggaccgtgatggactccatCATCCCAATACtttgatggactccgtcgtcccaatacttatgtaatttttttggctgatctcctcattaccctcgacgacaggtaggacgaaccgtcataggcacgacggtccgtcgagggtcttcgttccaaaacacttcaactctgaaatctgggtactgggatcgact
Proteins encoded in this window:
- the LOC109119072 gene encoding uncharacterized protein, whose protein sequence is MCSCPIWWFEIGESSILGPNIIHEALEKVRVIRERFATTYSRQKSYADNRKWPLEFDLGDQVYLKISPVKGVMRFGKKGKLSPRYVGPYEILQHVDEVAYELALPAGLASSHPVFHVSMLKKCLGDPASILPGEGLEVEEDLSYEEVFVEISDKHIKRLRKKEVATVKLLWRNHLVEGATWEAKADMRSRYPHLFRS